ATGTTATAAGGCAAAGCCGCAGCAACACTTCGACGTAGGCGCAGCCTACGCCGAACGGGGGATTACAATTATTTTGACTAATTGTAAACATCCTTTCTATTTCCAAGCTGAATAATATCAACAAATCATCAAAAATGTTATATATTATTCTGTAATCACCTACACGAATTCGATAAGCTTCACTTCCCTTTAATTTTTTATAGTTTTTACAGCCACTTTTTTTATAGTAATTTTATAAGCCACTATTTATTTTTGTCTGTTTTGCTCAATCATCTTAAACGCTTCATCAATGGGAATAGATGGCTCTGTGCATTTTACTGCTTCATCATACAGTTTGATATCCTCAAGTTCTTCTAACTCTTCCATTATTGCTTCGAAGTCTTTTATTGGAAGTATTACGCTTAATTTTACACCTTTTATGTCTGTGATAAATTGTGGATTAATGGTCAACATAATTATATTTTTAGATTGAAACAGATATACGAATTGAAAAGTTCCTAAATCTTATTAGTCACCATCTTCAAAAAGATCAAACTCAAATCTTTCTTTCAACATCTTATTTACTATCTGATCGGCAAATCTTGTTGTTTCTGGCAATCGATAGTTTGGTGCCAACTTTAAAACCCATTTGATGCACGATTGTAAATCAATTTTATGCCCAATACTTACAAATACCGGTTTTACATCATCTTGCGTTCTTAGAGCAACGCCTACTATTTCATCGGCGAAAGTTAGGTATTGATATGAACCTCTTGTTTTATCTAAATTGCCTTTATCAAAAGCGCCTACTAATCTAGTTTTGGCGCATCCTATAGTAGGAATGTCAAGTTCAATACCTAAGTGAGAAGCCATTCCTATACCATTGGGATGTGCAATACCATGACCATCACATATTATAAGATCTGGTTTTATTTTCAATTTTTTATATACTTCAACGATAGGCGGAATCTCCCTAAAAGAAAACAAGCCTGGTATGTAAGGAAAAGTTACCTCCATAAAATGAGTGGATGATTCAACTACTTCCAATGTCAAAATGTCAAGCACTACTATGGCAGCTACCATTTGTTTTTTTTCATCATTGTAAGCGACATCACATCCTGCTATATATTTATATTCGCAACTAAGATACTCAAAAGGTTTACTAGCAAACTTTACTATTTTATGCTTTAATTCATTTTGAATAAGATGGTATTTCAAAAAATCTACGTCATTATCATATATACCACTTTCCATATTCTTTTTTCTGGTGATTGCCCAAAGCATTTTGAGGGCATCATTTTTATAAATTTTATTCATTCCTGCATATATCTCTACAGAATCATCATCTGAGCAACTTCTCCCTGGAATATTAATTATTTCTGTTACAAAATCATGCATTTTTGTATTATCATTAATATACTCATCTAAGTCTAAATCTTTTAGAGAGATACTAAGGTTTATATCTATATTTTTGATATTTTGCTGGTTTTTATCATAAGAAATGTTAGAAATAAGAAACCCCATGTCATAAATTCTAATTAGTAAAGATTGGCTGCCAGTTAACTTTAACCAGTATCCACTTTCATGATTATTGACCCACATTACATTATATTTATCTAAAGAATACATAATTTAATTATCTATGACTATATTTAATTTTTTCAAAATATTATAGCAATGAGGACAAGGCATCATATGACCATGATTTGCTCCTTTTACAATAACCTTTACACCGTTTGAAACTAAATCTTGCAAAGAATTGACTACAATACCATTTGCTCTCATGTGATTTATGATGTCATTAACTACCCAAATTTCAGCATGGACTCCTGGACGTTGACCAAATATATTTAGATTAAATTCATGAGACTACCTCACTTCCGGTAACCCTTAAATAAGCGTCTCCTTCAGCCAGTCAAAAAAACTTCTCTGCCATATAATGGCGTTTTGTGGCTTGAGTATAAAATGATTTTCTTCCGGAAAGTAAAGCATTTTGCTTTTAATTTTTAACAACTGAGCAGCCTGAAAAGCTTCCTGTCCCTGACCGATCGGAACTCTGTAATCCTTACCACCTTGTATGATCAGGATAGGCGTTTCCCATTTCTGAACATGGTTTATCGGGTTGAAATCCGTAAAGGCTTTTTGTGCCGCTTCGTTATTTTTTTCCCAATATGCGCCACCCATATCCCAGTTTACAAAAAACATTTCTTCTGTATTTCCATACATACTTTGGGTATTAAAAACACCATTGTGCGCAATAAATGTCTTAAATCTTCCTTCATGCGTACCTGCCAGATAATACACCGAGTACCCACCATAACTTGCTCCTACTGCCCCCAGTAAATTTCTGTTGACAAATGGTTCCCGCGACACGACATCAATGGCTGAAAGAAGGTCCCTGTGTGATTGCCCGCCCCAGTCTTTACTGATTTGTTCATTCCATTCCACGCCATGTCCGGGCATTCCTCGTCTGTTGGGTGCGACAATGATATAACCTTGTGCTGCCATAAGTTGTAAATTCCATCTGAAAGAATAAAACTGTGTAAGTGCACTTTGTGGACCACCCTGGCAATAAAGAATAGTCGGATATTTTTTAGCCGGATCAAAATCAGGCGGGAAAATCAGGTATGTCAATAT
The genomic region above belongs to Saprospiraceae bacterium and contains:
- a CDS encoding endonuclease V translates to MLWAITRKKNMESGIYDNDVDFLKYHLIQNELKHKIVKFASKPFEYLSCEYKYIAGCDVAYNDEKKQMVAAIVVLDILTLEVVESSTHFMEVTFPYIPGLFSFREIPPIVEVYKKLKIKPDLIICDGHGIAHPNGIGMASHLGIELDIPTIGCAKTRLVGAFDKGNLDKTRGSYQYLTFADEIVGVALRTQDDVKPVFVSIGHKIDLQSCIKWVLKLAPNYRLPETTRFADQIVNKMLKERFEFDLFEDGD